The genomic interval AGGCCTTCCCAGCCTTCCCAATCGTCTTCCGCCATGCCGTCTTCGATCGACGCGATCGGATAATCGGCCGTCAGTTTCGCCAGCCAATCGATCATTTCGCCGCGTTTGAGACCTTGATCGGATTCGGCGCGCAGCTGATAGGTTTCATTTTTATAAAACTCCGAGGCCGCAGCGTCGATCGCATAGACCACATCTTGGCCCGGTTTATAGCCGGCCTTGCTTGTCGCCTCGAGCAGCAGTTCGATCGCCTCGCGATTCGATTTTAGATTCGGCGCGAAACCGCCCTCGTCGCCGACCGCCGTGTTCAATTGTTTCGTCTTCAACAACTTCTTCAGCGTGTGAAAAATTTCACTACCGATCCGTAACGCTTCGGAGAAATGTTCCACGCCGACCGGCATGATCATCCACTCCTGAATATCGACATTGTTGTCGGCGTGCGCGCCGCCATTCACGATGTTCATCATCGGGACCGGCAACGTCAGCAACGAGTGGCCGCTCAGCTGCGCGATATATTCGTAGAGCGGCGTCCCCTTCTCTGCCGCAGCGGCCTTCGCAACGGCGAGCGACACCGCCAGGATCGCATTGGCGCCGAGCTTGCCCTTATTCGGCGTGCCGTCCAGCTCACAGAGTTGCCGATCGATCTTGGTTTGGTCGGTAACAGCGCGCCCGCTCAATGCCGGAGCGATGATTTCCTGGACGTGCGTGACCGCCTTGCGCACCCCTTTGCCGCCGTAGCGTTTGGCGTCGCCATCGCGCAGTTCAATCGCCTCGTGTGCGCCGGTCGACGCACCCGACGGAACCGCGGCACGGCCCCAATGCCCTTTGTCCGTGACCACGTCCACTTCCACCGTTGGGAATCCCCGTGAATCGAGAATTTCCCGCGCCTTGATCTGTTTGATTTGTCCCATACGCCTCCCCGTTACGGCGTTCGCTACTCCTCATGTCCGCTTTCGTCAATCAGGGGCTTGCTGTTGCCGCGTGATAATTTCAATGATCGATTCCGAATCAGTCACGTCATGCCATGCGATCTTGGGGATTCCGCGCAGGAACGTCATTTGGCGTTTCGCGTATTGA from Deltaproteobacteria bacterium carries:
- the eno gene encoding phosphopyruvate hydratase — protein: MGQIKQIKAREILDSRGFPTVEVDVVTDKGHWGRAAVPSGASTGAHEAIELRDGDAKRYGGKGVRKAVTHVQEIIAPALSGRAVTDQTKIDRQLCELDGTPNKGKLGANAILAVSLAVAKAAAAEKGTPLYEYIAQLSGHSLLTLPVPMMNIVNGGAHADNNVDIQEWMIMPVGVEHFSEALRIGSEIFHTLKKLLKTKQLNTAVGDEGGFAPNLKSNREAIELLLEATSKAGYKPGQDVVYAIDAAASEFYKNETYQLRAESDQGLKRGEMIDWLAKLTADYPIASIEDGMAEDDWEGWEGLTKRVGGKIQLVGDDIFVTNPTRLRQGIERKIGNAILIKLNQIGTLTETLDTIRLAQEAKYTCVISHRSGETEDATIADLAVGVGAAQIKTGSLCRTERTAKYNQLLRIEEQLRGKVTYPGVAAIPSYR